From the genome of Spinacia oleracea cultivar Varoflay chromosome 2, BTI_SOV_V1, whole genome shotgun sequence, one region includes:
- the LOC110782015 gene encoding BTB/POZ domain-containing protein At4g08455, which produces MNHRAAPLPQQLSLRCLSCREEYTATDAGTCKECYEEASETEDELKSEIDDLKAKVAFLRLGSSPLDSHKRSSALGFSDVVLVASDEFHSNPVSLLAHKAVLASRSPVFKAMLEIEMEESRSGTINISDVSYDALRAFVNYLYTAEASLDEQLACDLLVLAEKYEVKYLKTYCEKFLVSKLNGQNSIASYSFAHQHNANHLVESSLSMIIEDMANLTKSEEYVHLVDKDPKLVVQIYETYMSKQVNTAARID; this is translated from the exons AACTCTCACTGCGATGCCTGTCGTGCAGGGAGGAGTACACCGCAACCGACGCCGGAACCTGCAAAGAGTGTTACGAAGAAGCCAGCGAAACCGAAGACGAGCTTAAGAGTGAGATTGATGATCTCAAGGCTAAAGTCGCTTTCCTTCGTCTAGGCTCATCTCCTCTCGATTCCCACAAGCGATCCTCCGCCCTTGGCTTCTCCGACGTCGTTTTGGTCGCCTCCGATGAGTTCCACTCCAACCCAGTCTCTCTCCTCGCTCATAAAGCTGTTTTG GCAAGTCGATCCCCAGTTTTCAAAGCCATGCTCGAGATTGAAATGGAGGAGAGCCGTAGTGGAACCATCAATATCAGTGACGTGTCCTACGATGCCTTGCGAGCCTTTGTCAACTACTTATACACTGCTGAAGCATCCCTTGATGAGCAACTAGCATGTGATCTCTTAGTTTTGGCTGAAAAATATGAAGTGAAATATTTGAAGACATACTGTGAGAAATTCTTAGTGTCCAAATTGAATGGGCAAAATTCAATTGCAAGCTACAGTTTTGCACATCAACATAATGCTAATCACTTGGTTGAGTCTTCTTTGTCAATGATAATAGAGGACATggctaatttgaccaaatcaGAGGAATATGTTCATCTTGTTGATAAGGATCCCAAGCTTGTGGTACAAATATATGAGACTTACATGTCGAAACAAGTTAATACTGCTGCTAGAATCGATTGA
- the LOC110782014 gene encoding probable methyltransferase PMT10, giving the protein MKAAMTPPPWEHLKAPTFIKITVFSLLCISLFFLFSSFSSFPFPLNATTPPPPLPPFPVLEKTGIVDDNGAMVDKFDVGDFDQKSANEMLANLTRKYEERENERNKEVRVRVFEKFKVCNESMREFIPCLDNVDSIRRLNSTERGEKFERHCPAIGKGLDCLVPAPKGYRSPIPWPQSRDEVWFNNVPHTRLVEDKGGQNWISIKGDKFVFPGGGTQFIHGADQYLDQISQMVPDIKFGHNTKVVLDIGCGVASFGAFLLQRNVSTLSIAPKDVHENQIQFALERGVPAMVSAFATHRLLYPSQAFDLIHCSRCRINWTRDDGIVLLEANRMLRAGGYFAWAAQPVYKHEDNLQKQWKEMENLTSSICWELVKKEGYIAIWRKPLNNSCYLNREAGAQPPLCDPNDDPDSVWYVDLKVCITRIPDKGYGANVSTWPERLHHLPDRLQTIQMDAFAARKELVKAESKYWKEIIQSYIHAFRWRELKIRNVMDMRAGFGGFVAALHEHDLNCWVMNVVPVSGFNTLPVIYDRGLLGVMHDWCEAFDTYPRTYDLLHASGLFSTERKRCNVSTIMLEMDRILRPEGIVYIRDSISVLDELQELATAMSWICFLHDTKEGPHASWKILRCSKKR; this is encoded by the exons ATGAAAGCAGCGATGACGCCACCGCCATGGGAGCACCTCAAAGCTCCAACCTTCATCAAAATcactgttttctctctcctctgcatctctctcttcttcctcttctcttCCTTCTCTTCATTCCCTTTTCCTCTCAACGCTACCACTCCGCCGCCTCCATTGCCGCCGTTTCCGGTGCTTGAGAAGACGGGGATAGTCGACGATAATGGCGCCATGGTTGACAAATTCGATGTCGGCGATTTCGACCAGAAATCCGCCAACGAAATGCTCGCTAATCTCACCCGGAAatacgaggagagagaaaatgagaggaATAAGGaagttagggttagggtttttgaGAAGTTTAAGGTGTGTAATGAAAGTATGAGAGAGTTTATTCCTTGTTTGGATAATGTTGATTCAATTCGTCGCTTGAATTCGACGGAAAGAGGTGAGAAATTTGAGCGGCATTGTCCTGCAATTGGGAAAGGTTTGGATTGCTTAGTTCCTGCTCCTAAGGGTTACCGTTCTCCTATTCCATGGCCTCAGAGCCGTGATGAG GTATGGTTCAATAATGTACCTCACACACGGCTAGTTGAAGACAAAGGAGGCCAGAATTGGATATCAATTAAAGGAGACAAATTTGTGTTTCCTGGTGGCGGCACACAATTTATTCATGGTGCAGATCAGTACTTGGATCAAATTTCTCAG ATGGTTCCTGACATTAAATTTGGCCATAATACCAAAGTTGTCTTGGATATTGGTTGCGGAGTGGCTAGTTTTGGTGCATTTTTGCTGCAGCGTAATGTTAGCACTCTTTCTATAGCTCCAAAAGATGTTCATGAGAACCAGATTCAATTTGCACTTGAGCGTGGCGTGCCAGCTATGGTATCAGCTTTTGCAACTCACCGTCTGTTGTATCCAAGTCAAGCTTTTGATTTGATTCACTGTTCAAGGTGCAGAATAAATTGGACACGTGATG ATGGAATCGTGCTTCTTGAAGCTAATAGAATGTTGAGAGCTGGAGGATATTTTGCATGGGCAGCACAGCCAGTGTATAAACATGAAGATAACTTGCAGAAGCAGTGGAAAG AAATGGAGAATCTTACGTCCAGCATTTGCTGGGAGCTGGTAAAAAAGGAGGGTTATATTGCTATATGGAGGAAGCCTTTAAACAACAGCTGTTACCTAAATCGTGAAGCTGGTGCACAACCTCCACTTTGTGACCCAAACGATGATCCAGACAGTGTTTG GTATGTGGACCTGAAGGTCTGCATTACGAGGATACCTGATAAAGGATATGGAGCTAACGTGTCCACTTGGCCTGAACGCCTGCATCACCTACCAGATAGACTGCAAACGATTCAGATGGACGCCTTTGCAGCCAGAAAGGAACTTGTGAAGGCAGAGTCTAAATATTGGAAGGAAATAATACAAAGTTATATTCATGCCTTTCGTTGGAGGGAGTTGAAGATACGGAATGTAATGGATATGAGGGCTGGCTTTGGAGG GTTTGTAGCAGCATTACATGAGCATGATCTTAATTGCTGGGTTATGAATGTTGTCCCAGTCAGTGGGTTCAATACCTTGCCTGTAATCTACGATCGTGGTCTCCTGGGAGTTATGCATGACTG GTGTGAGGCATTCGATACTTACCCACGGACATATGACCTGCTGCATGCATCTGGTCTCTTTTCTACTGAGAGGAAAAG ATGCAACGTATCTACTATCATGCTTGAAATGGATCGTATACTAAGACCAGAAGGTATAGTTTATATACGAGATTCGATTTCTGTATTGGATGAGCTTCAAGAGCTTGCAACTGCAATGAGCTGGATATGTTTTCTACATGACACGAAAGAGGGTCCTCATGCTAGTTGGAAGATCTTGAGATGCAGCAAGAAAAgataa
- the LOC110781941 gene encoding probable calcium-binding protein CML44: MVCVTMSSSSLTKSDVYQIFKSLDQNNDGLLSLDELVWLLEKTGFARVSEDELASLVGKKGLDFDEFTYFYDMILLKNDHDNVVFGNGPKNNEDHDQVKEEEEVDVNDDLFKAFKVFDLNGDGLISPQELQSVLWNLGMWDNFGGLDCDRIMSKYDVNSDGFVDFFEFKTMMLAH; the protein is encoded by the coding sequence ATGGTTTGTGTTACTATGTCTTCTTCTTCTCTTACCAAGTCCGATGTCTACCAAATCTTCAAATCTTTAGACCAAAACAACGATGGCTTATTGAGCCTAGATGAGCTTGTTTGGCTACTCGAAAAGACCGGTTTCGCCCGTGTTAGTGAAGACGAGCTAGCTTCCTTGGTGGGTAAGAAAGGTTTGGATTTTGATGAGTTTACTTATTTTTATGACATGATATTGTTGAAGAATGATCATGATAATGTTGTATTTGGAAATGGACCAAAAAATAATGAAGATCATGATCAagtgaaggaagaagaagaagtggaTGTTAATGATGACTTGTTTAAGGCATTTAAGGTGTTTGATTTGAATGGTGATGGTCTTATTTCACCTCAAGAGCTTCAAAGTGTGCTTTGGAATTTGGGAATGTGGGATAATTTTGGTGGGTTGGATTGTGATAGGATTATGAGTAAATATGATGTAAATAGTGATGGTTTTGTAGATTTTTTTGAGTTTAAAACAATGATGCTTGCACATTGA